From the genome of Cynocephalus volans isolate mCynVol1 chromosome 14, mCynVol1.pri, whole genome shotgun sequence, one region includes:
- the LOC134362791 gene encoding melanoma inhibitory activity protein 2-like encodes QKQLLQEAEVLKEQVSELNKQKIIFENSKVQAERVLSDKENHIKSLAERLLKMTDWAAVLGEDMMADDLELQMKSESQKGARLDDLPKGALKKLIHTAKLNASFKTLEGERNQIYTELSEVDKTKEELIEHITNLQTEQASLQSENTQLESENQKLRQKLKGMTELYQENGMKLHRKLIAEEKDRLEKEEKLSKVEEKMSHAAEELETYRRRARDAEEELERSVRSYQGQMTSYEKEAHGSWVAAETAERHLRYLRKVNVSKRQKLAEKEFKFELFKKDPYVVDVPKTAFGGEHSPCGASPVGRPSSETRAFLSPLRLAPLTPGRGGGRGSRGPENTLDHQMTNERGESGCDRLTDSHGAPSGYLSPPWEQHRRMRIPPPGHPCSDPALLPRRQDGFDSNPGGPSGPAELRSFNLASLDKVDGPKPSQTESSRNDTKDDLGNENVPHSSVPAEREACGPGFAPPPFPAIRGPLFPVDRRGPFMRREPPFPPPPPGSMYAAPQNYYLPRDFPPPPPFAMRNVYSLRGFPPYVPLGAGLSPPPPHSE; translated from the exons cagaaacagcttttacaagaagcggaagtattgaaagaacaagtgagtgaacttaataaacagaaaataatatttgaaaactccaaagtccaggcagaacgagttctgagtgataaagaaaatcacatcaagtctctggctgaacgcttgctcaagatgacagactgggctgctgtgcttggagaagacatgatggctgatgacttggaattgcagatgaagagtgaatcacaaaagggtgctcgcttagatgatctgccaaaaggagctttgaagaaactgattcacactgctaagttaaatgcttctttcaaaaccctagaaggagaaagaaaccaaatttacactgagttgtctgaagtagataaaacaaaggaagagcttatagagcatattacaaatctccagactgaacaagcatctttacagtcagaaaacacacagttggaaagtgaaaatcagaagcttcggcagaaacttaaaggaatgactgaactgtatcaagaaaatggaatgaaactccacaggaagttaatagcagaggaaaaggaccggttagagaaggaggagaaactttccaaagtagaagagaagatgagccatgcagctgaggaactggagacctacagaaggagagccagagatgcagaagaagaattggagagaagcgttcgttcttatcaagggcagatgacttcctatgagaaagaagcgcatggcagctgggtggcagctgagactgctgaaagacacctcaggtatttaaggaaagtaaatgtttccaagagacaaaaattagctgaaaaagagtttaaatttgaacttttcaaaaaagatccatatgtagttgatgttccaaagacagcatttggcggagagcattccccatgtggtgcctcaccagtgggtcgaccttcatctgaaacgagagcttttctctctccactcagactcgcacctttgactccagggcgaggaggaggaagaggctcaagaggcccagagaatactctggatcaccagatgaccaatgaaagaggagaatcgggctgtgataggttaaccgattctcatggagcaccatctgggtacctgtcacctccgtgggaacagcaccggaggatgaggatccctccaccaggccacccatgttctgatccagctcttcttccacgaaggcaagacggatttgattctaatcctggtggaccgtctggcccagcagaactcagaagttttaacctggcttctttggataaagtggatgggccaaagccctcacaaacggaatccagcagaaatgatacaaaagacgaccttggtaatgaaaatgtgcctcattcatctgtgcctgctgaaagggaagcgtgtggccctggctttgctcctccaccttttcctgcaatcagaggtccattgtttccagtggataggaggggtccattcatgagaagagaacctccttttcctccacctcctccaggaagcatgtatgcagctcctcaaaattattatctcccaagggatttccct ccaccacctccatttgcaatgagaaatgtctattcactgaggggatttcctccttatgttcctctaggagctggattgtcacctccacccccacattctgaa